Within Eschrichtius robustus isolate mEscRob2 chromosome X, mEscRob2.pri, whole genome shotgun sequence, the genomic segment AGACGTCAGGCGGGGGCCGCAGCTTGGAGCAAAACAAAAGGGAaccccggggggcggggggtgggggggtttggTAGGGGGATTGGTGCGGGAATTCGAGAGGCTGGGGCCGCGGGGACGTGGACCCGAGtaagagctggggggagggaagaggcgGGAGGAGGGGGAGTCAGGGGAGGGGCGAGTGACGCGGGGGAGCGGGGCGTGGGGGAGGGCAGTGATCCGGGTGGAGGAAATTCGGGAGGAGTGTCCGGGGGGCAGCAACTTAAAAGGGGGAGGGAACTGCGGCTAAAGAGACGTTCGGTGATGGGAGCGCGATTTGTGAGGGGATACGGTGCCTCAGGTTTAAAAGAGCAGGAAGCTGAGTGAGAGGTTGGGGAAAAAGTGCCTTCGCTAGGCGAAGGTTACAGGTGGTGTCTCGGAAAGAGCTCCAAGGCTGCAGACTGTAGTGGAGGAGAGGATCAGAGAACTAACTGTGTGCAAGGGACAGCTTAGGGGCTAGCGTCCAGGGGCGAGGGGGAAGTTCGAGACTTTCTGAGGACTGGCAGGAATGTGCCTCCTGGCCCTCGGTGCTTCCCCCCTGGGGGGAGGCATCGCGAGGGACTGTGGCAGGCTCCTCTGAACGCTGAGCGGCGGAGGTCCAACTCCACGTATGGATCCAGTGAATGAGAATTCAGCCAGAGAGGCTGCCGCGCTCGTAGACCTCGATCCCGACTTCGAACCCCAGAGCCGTCCCCGCTCCTGCACCTGGCCCCTTCCCCGACCAGAGCTCGCTCCCGAGCCGTCCGAGCCGGCCGAGGTGGAGTCAGGTCTGGGAGAGAAGGTACACACGGAGGGGCGCTCGGAGGGGCGCTCCCAGCCGACCCTGTTGCCCTCCCGGCTCCCTGACCCGGCAGGGGGCCCCCAGCCTGGGATCCTGGGGGCCGTAACAGGTCCTCGGAAGGGAGGCTCCCGCCGGAATGCCTGGGGAAATCAGTCATATGCAGAACTCATCAGCCAGGCCATTGAAAGCGCCCCCGAGAAGCGACTGACACTCGCCCAGATCTATGAGTGGATGGTCCGCACAGTGCCCTACTTCAAGGACAAGGGTGACAGCAACAGCTCAGCAGGATGGAAGGTAACTATGACCCCCTTACCTCCGTCCCAATACGCGTCTGCTCCTGGTCCCCCCAGTCTCCTTACCTCTACTCTGGGGCCCCTTTTACACCCCTAGCCCAGAGGTCCACCTTCCGTCGTCATTTAGACAAACATTTACTTAAGACATAGTATATGCCGCTGGGTGCTTGATGCTGGAGGATCACAGATGAATAAGACACTGTCCTTGCCCTGGAGAAAATTGAATTCTCTGCTCACTGCTCAACACTCCCAGCACTTTGGCTTGGGCTGCCCCAAACACTTATCCCCACAGAGAAGTCTTTATCCTATGTACAGCAGGAACTGTGTGGATTCCCCACAGGAACCtggccttccctcctcccccacctcccaccccaacaCCTTTTCTCCCATTCCTGTGGGATCACTTGGATTCCCTGCTTGCCTCCCAATACCTCAGGGTAGAAGTACTGTTCTAGGACTCTGCTACCCAAGAAGATGGAGTGAAGTGGCGAAAGGTAAAAAGAGTGATATCCATGTGGTAAGGTAGCAGATCTTATGCACTAAGAAAAAAGGGGGGGCTGCCTCGGTTTACCCTATATAATGCCAAGAAACTCTCCTTAGTAAGGGGCTATCCAAGTTGTGGGGGGAAGTTTTCATTTACTGTTGAGGAGTATTCATGGAAAAAATAGATAGGGCTCTGACTTCAGAGCACAAGGTTGGGAGTTCCCTTGGCCTTCCATGAGGAAACTGCGAGGAAAGATCTCGCTAGATGCTCTGAAAGCTTGTCCTGAGAAATATGGGACTCTAATCCCAAGATTTGGGAGCTTTAACTCCTGTTGACGCCTTGTGCCCCCATAGGTGGTGAGATCAACATGCAGGGAAATACAGAGGGTTGAGTGAGCAGAGGAGGGTCTTCTCCTAGGTATAAGAGATCAAGGGATCGGATCCGCAGTATCCCTAGGGGTTGGGCAGAACAGAAAGCAGGACAGCTGACTGAGACCCTTGGCACTATTTCTGGGTAG encodes:
- the FOXO4 gene encoding forkhead box protein O4, coding for MDPVNENSAREAAALVDLDPDFEPQSRPRSCTWPLPRPELAPEPSEPAEVESGLGEKVHTEGRSEGRSQPTLLPSRLPDPAGGPQPGILGAVTGPRKGGSRRNAWGNQSYAELISQAIESAPEKRLTLAQIYEWMVRTVPYFKDKGDSNSSAGWKGRSTVLGLCYPRRWSEVAKGKKSDIHVVR